Proteins encoded by one window of Tunturibacter psychrotolerans:
- the fbp gene encoding class 1 fructose-bisphosphatase — MAMITTVQQHILQQQQEMLKSTGREATGTFSWLLSGITLAAKMVEAKIRSAGLSDVLGAFGAENVQGEEQQKLDVYANQALLHCLGLRDSVAALVSEEDEQPVTFNRDPETGKYIIVFDPLDGSSNIDVNVNVGTIFSVLRRMPTEIGTLEESILQPGFRQVAAGYVVYGPSTVLVYTTGNGVHGFTLDPTIGAFVLSNEKMKMPEQGSYYSVNEANAAGWPEEYRGYVEMLRTGGLQKEYSSRYIGSLVADFHRTLLKGGVFLYPPTLKQPKGKLRLLYEANPLAFIAEQAGGMATSGAGRILDIKPEGIHQRTPFCVGSKREMEALVAAVSPARAK, encoded by the coding sequence ATGGCGATGATAACGACGGTGCAGCAGCACATTTTGCAGCAGCAGCAGGAGATGCTGAAATCTACGGGGCGCGAGGCTACAGGGACATTCAGCTGGTTGCTGAGTGGGATTACTTTGGCCGCGAAGATGGTGGAGGCGAAGATTCGGTCGGCGGGGTTGAGCGATGTGCTGGGTGCCTTTGGCGCGGAGAATGTACAGGGGGAGGAGCAGCAGAAGCTGGATGTGTATGCGAATCAGGCACTGCTACATTGCCTGGGGCTAAGGGATAGCGTTGCTGCGCTGGTCAGCGAAGAGGATGAGCAGCCGGTGACGTTCAATCGCGATCCTGAGACGGGGAAGTACATCATTGTTTTCGATCCTCTGGATGGCTCATCGAACATTGATGTGAATGTGAATGTGGGGACGATCTTCAGCGTGTTGCGCAGGATGCCTACAGAGATTGGCACGCTCGAGGAGTCGATTTTGCAACCGGGGTTTCGGCAGGTGGCGGCGGGGTATGTGGTGTATGGGCCTTCGACGGTGCTGGTGTATACGACGGGGAATGGCGTGCATGGGTTCACACTCGATCCGACGATCGGGGCATTTGTGTTGAGCAACGAGAAGATGAAGATGCCGGAGCAGGGAAGTTACTACTCGGTGAATGAGGCGAATGCGGCGGGGTGGCCGGAGGAGTATCGCGGGTATGTGGAGATGCTGCGGACAGGTGGATTGCAAAAGGAGTACAGCTCGCGCTATATCGGGAGCCTGGTGGCGGACTTTCACCGGACGCTGCTGAAGGGGGGAGTGTTTTTGTATCCGCCAACGTTGAAGCAGCCGAAGGGCAAGCTGCGGTTGTTGTATGAGGCGAATCCGCTGGCGTTTATCGCGGAGCAGGCGGGCGGGATGGCGACCAGTGGTGCCGGGAGGATTCTGGATATCAAGCCGGAGGGGATTCATCAGCGGACGCCGTTTTGTGTTGGTAGTAAGCGCGAGATGGAGGCGCTGGTTGCGGCAGTGAGTCCGGCGAGGGCGAAGTGA